A single region of the Perognathus longimembris pacificus isolate PPM17 unplaced genomic scaffold, ASM2315922v1 HiC_scaffold_5769, whole genome shotgun sequence genome encodes:
- the LOC125345503 gene encoding putative KHDC1-like protein, giving the protein MLECLSRSSSWWWSWDLAQQGAWWTCAENFDAPLVFYLTEEQQTRVFACLGDAFLRRTEEHSHTLLQLEPCFTAAGHTRVRVVGPPRARQWLLNMAWSVGHQDAPLQAEGSVP; this is encoded by the exons ATGTTGGAATGTCTGAGTCGgtcgtcttcttggtggtggtcttgggacttggcacaacagggggCCTGGTGGACCTGTGCCGAGAACTTCGACGCTCCCTTGGTGTTTTACCTGACGGAAGAGCAGCAGACACGCGTGTTCGCGT GCCTAGGGGACGCGTTCCTGCGCCGCACGGAGGAGCACAGCCACACCCTCCTCCAGCTGGAGCCCTGCTTCACAGCCGCGGGCCACACGCGAGTCAGGGTGGTGGGGCCCCCCAGGGCCAGGCAGTGGCTCCTCAACATGGCGTGGTCTGTGGGGCACCAGGACGCCCCCTTGCAAGCCGAAG